One region of Yersinia bercovieri ATCC 43970 genomic DNA includes:
- the pldA gene encoding phospholipase A has translation MGRFWRVLIGLLLVPTLVQAEPAKVESIHDAPAVRGSIIAAMLQDHDNPFLLYPYETNYLLYTYTSDINKDAISSYNWAENAKRDEVKFQLSLGFPIWRGILGDNSLLGASYTQRSWWQASNSDESSPFRETNYEPQLFLAWATDYELAGWTFREVEFGYNHQSNGKADPTSRSWDRVYTRVMAQRGNLEIDLKPWYRLPENDAKDDNPDINKYMGYYRLKVGYALGDSVFSIDGHYNWNTGFGGAEMGWSYPITSHVRFYTQVFSGYGESMIDYNFRQTRVGVGIMLNDVL, from the coding sequence ATGGGTAGATTTTGGCGGGTATTGATAGGGTTATTACTGGTGCCAACCTTGGTACAGGCGGAGCCAGCAAAGGTTGAGAGTATTCATGATGCGCCTGCGGTGCGCGGTAGTATTATCGCGGCAATGTTGCAGGATCACGATAACCCGTTTCTGCTGTATCCGTATGAAACGAACTATCTGCTATATACCTATACCAGCGATATCAATAAGGATGCGATCAGCTCTTATAATTGGGCTGAAAATGCCAAGAGAGATGAAGTTAAGTTTCAGCTGAGTTTAGGTTTCCCTATCTGGCGCGGTATTCTCGGCGATAACTCATTACTGGGTGCATCCTATACGCAGCGTTCTTGGTGGCAGGCGTCGAATAGTGATGAGTCCTCGCCATTCCGTGAAACGAACTATGAACCGCAGTTGTTCCTGGCCTGGGCGACAGATTACGAACTGGCGGGCTGGACCTTCCGTGAAGTGGAGTTTGGTTATAACCACCAATCCAACGGGAAAGCCGATCCCACCTCACGTAGCTGGGATCGGGTTTACACCCGTGTGATGGCACAGCGTGGTAATTTGGAAATTGACCTGAAACCTTGGTATCGTCTGCCGGAAAATGATGCCAAAGATGACAACCCAGATATCAATAAATACATGGGTTATTATCGCCTGAAAGTGGGTTATGCCCTGGGTGACAGCGTGTTCAGTATTGATGGTCACTATAACTGGAATACCGGTTTCGGTGGCGCAGAGATGGGCTGGAGCTACCCTATCACCAGCCATGTTCGCTTCTATACGCAAGTGTTCAGCGGTTATGGTGAGTCAATGATCGACTATAACTTTAGGCAAACACGGGTGGGTGTGGGTATCATGTTGAACGATGTCCTTTAA
- a CDS encoding phosphoenolpyruvate hydrolase family protein, whose product MPKFQRQAILAKFREMIARREPIIGGGAGTGLSAKCEEAGGIDLIVIYNSGRYRMAGRGSLAGLLAYGNANEIVVDMAKEVLPVVKNTPVLAGVNGTDPFCQFDHFLDHLQSLGFSGVQNFPTVGLIDGNFRANLEETGMGYGLEVEMIRLAHEKDMLTTPYIFSAADAVAMTQAGADIIVPHMGLTTGGNIGADTALKLADCVPLINDWAAAAKAVREDVIVLCHGGPISTPEDAQYIMDNCPQCDGFYGASSMERLPTEIALTDTTRQFKKIKR is encoded by the coding sequence ATGCCAAAATTTCAACGCCAGGCCATCTTGGCCAAATTCCGGGAAATGATTGCCCGCCGTGAACCCATTATTGGCGGCGGTGCGGGGACAGGGTTGTCAGCCAAATGTGAAGAGGCTGGCGGGATTGATTTAATCGTTATCTACAACTCAGGCCGCTATCGCATGGCAGGTCGTGGTTCGCTGGCCGGGTTGCTGGCATACGGTAATGCTAACGAAATTGTGGTCGATATGGCGAAAGAAGTGCTGCCCGTAGTGAAAAACACCCCAGTACTGGCCGGTGTTAATGGCACCGACCCCTTCTGCCAGTTTGACCACTTTTTAGATCATTTGCAGAGCTTGGGCTTTTCTGGTGTACAGAACTTCCCAACAGTGGGTTTAATTGATGGTAACTTCCGCGCCAATCTGGAAGAGACCGGCATGGGCTATGGCTTGGAGGTGGAGATGATCCGCCTGGCCCACGAAAAAGATATGCTAACAACACCTTATATCTTTAGTGCTGCCGACGCGGTCGCCATGACACAAGCCGGTGCCGATATTATTGTTCCTCACATGGGGCTGACCACCGGCGGCAATATTGGCGCAGACACGGCGCTGAAACTGGCGGACTGTGTGCCTTTGATTAACGACTGGGCGGCCGCCGCCAAAGCGGTACGTGAAGATGTGATTGTGCTGTGCCACGGCGGGCCGATCTCTACGCCTGAAGATGCCCAATATATTATGGATAACTGCCCGCAATGTGACGGTTTCTACGGTGCCAGTTCGATGGAACGGTTACCGACAGAAATTGCACTGACGGACACGACCAGACAGTTTAAAAAAATAAAACGTTGA
- the corA gene encoding magnesium/cobalt transporter CorA: protein MLSAFKLSNNRLSRLELDESDDLTTSLWVDLVEPEEGERERVQSELGQSLATRPELDDIEASARFFEDEDGLHIHSFFYYEDAEDHAGNSTVAFTIRDGRLYTLRERELPAFRLYRMRARNQTLVDGNAYELLLDLFETKIEQLADEIENIYSDLEALSRVIMEGQQGDEYDAALSTLAEQEDIGWKVRLCLMDTQRALNFLVRKARLPSGQLEQAREVLRDIESLLPHNESLFQKVNFLMQAAMGFINIEQNRIIKIFSVVSVVFLPPTLVASSYGMNFEFMPELRWSFGYPAAIGLMIIAGLAPYLYFKRKNWL, encoded by the coding sequence ATGCTGAGCGCATTTAAATTAAGCAACAATCGCTTATCCCGTTTGGAGCTGGATGAATCAGATGACCTGACCACCTCACTTTGGGTCGACTTAGTCGAGCCGGAAGAGGGCGAGCGGGAACGCGTCCAGTCTGAGTTAGGGCAGAGCCTGGCGACCCGACCAGAGCTGGACGACATCGAAGCATCTGCCCGTTTCTTCGAAGATGAAGATGGTTTGCATATTCACTCCTTCTTTTATTATGAAGATGCGGAAGATCACGCCGGTAACTCAACCGTGGCATTTACCATCCGTGATGGCCGCCTTTATACCCTGCGTGAGCGTGAATTACCGGCTTTCCGTTTGTATCGTATGCGCGCCCGTAACCAGACACTGGTTGACGGCAATGCTTATGAGCTGTTGTTGGATCTGTTCGAAACCAAAATTGAGCAGTTAGCTGATGAAATTGAAAACATTTACAGCGATCTGGAAGCGCTAAGCCGCGTCATTATGGAGGGCCAGCAGGGGGATGAGTATGATGCTGCGCTCTCGACCTTGGCAGAACAGGAAGATATTGGCTGGAAAGTGCGACTCTGTCTGATGGATACCCAGCGAGCGCTGAATTTCTTGGTGCGTAAGGCGCGGCTGCCTAGCGGTCAGTTGGAACAAGCTCGAGAAGTGCTGCGCGATATCGAATCCCTGCTGCCACACAACGAATCCTTGTTCCAGAAAGTGAACTTCCTGATGCAGGCGGCGATGGGTTTTATCAATATCGAGCAGAACCGCATTATCAAGATATTCTCGGTGGTCTCGGTGGTCTTTCTGCCGCCCACACTGGTGGCATCCAGCTATGGGATGAACTTTGAGTTTATGCCAGAGTTGCGCTGGTCGTTCGGCTATCCGGCGGCCATTGGATTGATGATTATTGCCGGTTTAGCGCCCTATCTCTATTTCAAACGCAAGAATTGGTTATAA
- a CDS encoding methyltransferase encodes MIRVIKQAQCDDRKLFNIATSLYLYPTAILAHHFGIFEYIAKDNKSPSEICAFIGIELRSVEVVMAVVLALELVEFEDGRYRLTKVTEEFLLKESPNYCGYYWDLIYSTGDNFSLANLENVMRKSEIQEEGKENLFEESIYSTEKAEAFTKAMHGISIGAASVWPNKLNLANYHCMLDIGGGSGIHSVGAVTRWPHLRATIYDLAPVGRITAGFIKSYGLEESISIHIGDMWSGSYPDADLHFYSNVLHDWPEQKNVFLTQKSYDALPHGGRIIIHEILFNGDIPGPLAVAGFNVTMLSWSQGKQYSFSEIKQLLHRAGFRDIEIIPASGYFSLITGIKP; translated from the coding sequence ATGATTAGAGTGATTAAGCAAGCACAATGTGATGATAGAAAACTATTCAATATAGCAACCAGCTTATATTTATATCCGACCGCAATTCTTGCCCATCACTTCGGGATTTTTGAGTACATTGCGAAAGATAATAAAAGCCCATCCGAGATTTGCGCATTTATTGGTATTGAACTGAGATCTGTTGAGGTAGTGATGGCGGTTGTACTGGCGCTGGAACTGGTTGAGTTTGAGGATGGGCGCTATAGGCTCACAAAGGTCACCGAGGAGTTTTTACTTAAAGAAAGTCCTAATTATTGTGGATACTATTGGGATCTGATTTATAGCACTGGAGATAATTTCTCTCTGGCTAATTTAGAAAACGTGATGAGAAAGTCTGAAATACAAGAAGAGGGGAAGGAAAACTTATTTGAAGAGAGTATATACAGCACTGAAAAAGCGGAGGCTTTTACGAAAGCTATGCACGGTATCAGTATTGGTGCGGCGAGTGTATGGCCGAATAAGCTGAATTTGGCTAATTACCACTGCATGTTAGATATTGGCGGCGGTTCGGGAATACATTCAGTGGGGGCGGTGACTCGTTGGCCTCATCTGCGCGCCACTATTTATGACCTTGCCCCTGTCGGGCGTATTACGGCAGGATTCATAAAATCCTATGGTCTGGAGGAGAGCATCTCAATTCATATTGGCGATATGTGGTCTGGATCTTATCCCGATGCTGACCTTCATTTCTATTCCAATGTACTTCATGATTGGCCGGAGCAGAAAAATGTATTTCTGACCCAAAAAAGCTACGACGCCCTACCTCATGGGGGGCGGATTATTATTCATGAAATACTTTTTAATGGCGATATTCCTGGGCCATTGGCGGTCGCAGGATTTAATGTCACCATGTTGAGTTGGAGCCAAGGTAAGCAGTACTCTTTTTCAGAGATAAAACAGCTGCTGCACCGTGCAGGGTTCCGTGATATTGAGATAATCCCTGCGTCTGGCTATTTCAGTCTCATTACGGGCATTAAGCCTTAA
- a CDS encoding thioesterase family protein has translation MSVTPLTLEDARRMIGEVFVYHMPFNRELGLKLTRFEQDYAEITFDNSDKLVGNVAQRILHGGVIAAVLDVAAGLVCVGNSLVRHEPLIQEQLQMKLAKMGTIDLRVDYLRPGRGEHFIASSSILRSGNKVSVARVELHNDQQMHIASATATYLVG, from the coding sequence ATGTCAGTAACACCACTAACGTTAGAAGATGCTCGCCGCATGATCGGCGAAGTTTTCGTGTATCACATGCCCTTTAATCGTGAGCTAGGGCTGAAATTAACCCGCTTCGAGCAAGATTACGCAGAAATCACATTCGATAACAGTGACAAACTGGTCGGCAATGTCGCGCAACGAATTCTGCACGGTGGGGTTATCGCCGCGGTACTGGATGTGGCAGCAGGATTAGTCTGTGTTGGTAACAGCCTGGTTCGTCATGAACCGCTGATCCAAGAACAACTGCAAATGAAACTCGCCAAAATGGGCACTATCGACCTGCGTGTCGACTATTTACGCCCCGGCCGTGGTGAGCATTTTATCGCCAGCAGCAGTATCTTGCGCAGTGGCAATAAGGTGTCTGTCGCCCGCGTCGAGCTGCATAATGACCAACAAATGCATATCGCCAGTGCAACCGCGACCTATCTGGTTGGCTGA
- the rarD gene encoding EamA family transporter RarD, which yields MDKQRTRQGIFFALAAYFIWGIAPAYFKLIQQVPADEILTHRIIWSFFFMLILLTVSRNWPQVRSACRNGKRLLLLAVTAVLIASNWLIFIWAVNNNHMLEASLGYFINPLVNVLFGMIFLGERFRRMQWVAVSLAFAGVLIQLWQFGSLPIIGLSLAITFALYGLIRKKLGVDAQTGMLVETLWLLPIAAVYLFLIADSPTSHMSANAWSLNLLLAAAGVITTIPLLFFTAAASRLKLSTLGFFQYLGPTLMFILAVTFYGETIGRDKMVTFIFIWAALLLFTLDALYTQHKRRNLKEA from the coding sequence ATGGATAAACAACGAACCCGTCAGGGCATTTTTTTTGCTCTGGCCGCCTATTTTATTTGGGGTATCGCCCCTGCTTATTTCAAGCTCATCCAACAGGTGCCGGCTGATGAAATTCTGACCCATCGGATTATCTGGTCATTTTTCTTTATGTTGATTCTGCTCACCGTCAGCCGCAATTGGCCACAAGTTCGCAGCGCCTGCCGAAATGGTAAGCGCCTGTTATTGCTGGCCGTGACCGCAGTATTGATCGCCAGTAACTGGCTCATCTTTATCTGGGCGGTAAACAATAACCATATGCTGGAAGCCAGTTTGGGTTACTTTATCAATCCGCTGGTGAATGTGTTGTTTGGCATGATCTTTCTTGGCGAGCGCTTTCGTCGTATGCAGTGGGTGGCGGTATCATTGGCTTTTGCCGGCGTGTTGATTCAGTTGTGGCAGTTTGGTTCGCTGCCCATCATTGGGCTGAGTCTGGCGATTACCTTCGCTTTATATGGCCTGATACGCAAAAAGCTGGGGGTTGATGCCCAAACCGGTATGCTGGTTGAAACCCTGTGGCTATTGCCGATTGCGGCGGTCTATCTGTTCTTGATTGCCGATAGCCCCACCAGCCACATGAGCGCTAATGCCTGGTCGCTTAACCTGCTATTGGCTGCCGCCGGGGTGATTACCACTATCCCACTGCTGTTCTTCACGGCCGCCGCCTCGCGTTTAAAGCTGTCGACACTGGGCTTTTTCCAGTATCTCGGGCCGACCCTGATGTTTATTCTGGCGGTCACCTTCTATGGTGAGACGATTGGCCGCGATAAAATGGTGACCTTCATCTTTATCTGGGCCGCCCTGCTGCTGTTCACGCTGGATGCGCTCTATACCCAACATAAGAGACGTAACCTAAAAGAGGCCTGA
- a CDS encoding Tm-1-like ATP-binding domain-containing protein: MPRHIFIATTTDTKGEELAYVSALIKATGLTTVTVDLSTREGRRDSGADISADLVAGYHPEGCQAVFCGDRGRAISAMAVAFERFMVSRDDVAALLGLGGSGGTALITPAMQSLPIGIPKLMVSTMASGDVSGYIGASDIAMMYSVTDIAGLNRISRRVLSNAAHQIAGAVYFAKEELQVEDKPALGLTMFGVTTPCIQAVSAALSAEYDCLVFHATGSGGKAMEKLAESGLLAGALDLTTTEVCDLLFDGVLACGPERFDAIAHSHIPYVGSCGALDMVNFGSPATIPAKYADRLFYKHNAQVTLMRTTEQENIQLARWIGEKLNRCQGEVRFLIPEGGFSALDAPGQPFWDEKALNAFIQTLEETVIQTDKRRLVHYPFNINDPQFAQAAVENFHEIAKSRSH, from the coding sequence ATGCCCCGTCATATTTTTATCGCGACGACCACAGATACCAAAGGTGAAGAGCTGGCCTATGTCAGCGCATTGATTAAGGCAACCGGACTGACGACGGTCACGGTTGATTTATCGACCAGAGAAGGGAGGCGCGATAGCGGCGCGGATATCTCGGCGGATCTGGTGGCGGGCTACCATCCTGAAGGGTGTCAGGCGGTTTTTTGTGGTGACAGAGGGCGGGCGATTAGCGCAATGGCGGTGGCATTTGAGCGATTTATGGTGAGCCGTGATGATGTCGCCGCACTCTTAGGTTTGGGGGGTTCCGGTGGAACGGCGCTAATCACGCCAGCAATGCAGAGTTTACCTATCGGTATTCCTAAACTGATGGTGTCGACTATGGCTTCTGGTGATGTGTCTGGTTACATCGGCGCGAGCGATATTGCCATGATGTATTCCGTTACCGACATTGCTGGGCTAAATCGTATCTCTCGGCGGGTGTTGAGTAATGCGGCCCACCAAATTGCGGGTGCGGTCTATTTCGCCAAAGAGGAGCTACAGGTAGAGGACAAACCAGCGCTGGGTTTGACCATGTTCGGTGTAACCACCCCCTGTATTCAAGCGGTTAGCGCGGCATTATCCGCAGAGTATGACTGCCTGGTCTTCCACGCCACTGGCAGCGGCGGCAAAGCGATGGAAAAACTAGCTGAGAGTGGTTTGCTGGCAGGGGCGCTTGATCTGACCACCACCGAAGTTTGTGATCTGCTATTTGATGGCGTATTGGCCTGTGGCCCAGAGCGCTTCGATGCTATTGCCCATTCCCATATTCCTTACGTCGGCTCCTGTGGCGCGCTGGATATGGTCAACTTCGGTAGTCCGGCAACTATTCCGGCTAAATATGCTGATCGGCTGTTCTATAAGCACAACGCACAAGTCACGCTGATGCGCACCACCGAGCAAGAGAACATTCAACTGGCACGCTGGATTGGCGAGAAGCTAAATCGTTGCCAGGGAGAAGTGCGCTTTTTAATTCCGGAAGGTGGATTTTCGGCGCTGGATGCCCCCGGCCAGCCATTCTGGGATGAAAAGGCACTAAACGCTTTTATCCAGACGCTGGAAGAGACCGTGATTCAAACCGATAAGCGCCGCCTGGTCCATTATCCGTTCAACATTAACGACCCTCAGTTTGCACAAGCTGCGGTAGAGAACTTTCACGAGATCGCGAAGAGCCGATCCCATTAG